One Neovison vison isolate M4711 chromosome 2, ASM_NN_V1, whole genome shotgun sequence genomic window carries:
- the TACSTD2 gene encoding tumor-associated calcium signal transducer 2 encodes MARGSGLALPSPPLPLLLLLLVAAIGPAAAKDNCTCATNKMTLCRADGPGGRCQCRVLGLDFPVDCSTLTSKCLLLKARMRAPKSGRALVRPSEHALLDNDGLYDPDCDHEGRFKARQCNQTSVCWCVNSVGVRRTDKGDLSLRCDELVRTHHILIDLRHRPAARAFNHSDLDAELRRLFRERYRLHPRFVAAVHYERPTIQIELRQNATEKGPGDVDIADAAYYFERDVKGESLFPGPGGLDVRVRGEPLLVERTLIYYLDEKPPQFSMKRLTAGLIAVIVVVVVALVAGVAVLVITNRRKSGKYRKVEVKELGELRKEPSL; translated from the coding sequence ATGGCCCGGGGTTCGGGCCTCGCGCTGCCGTCGCCcccgctgccgctgctgctgctgctcctggtgGCGGCGATCGGCCCTGCGGCCGCAAAGGACAACTGCACGTGCGCCACCAATAAGATGACCCTGTGCCGCGCGGACGGCCCCGGCGGCCGCTGCCAGTGCCGCGTGCTCGGCTTGGACTTCCCGGTGGACTGCTCCACGCTGACCTCCAAGTGCCTGCTGCTCAAGGCGCGCATGAGGGCCCCCAAGAGCGGCCGCGCACTCGTGCGGCCCAGCGAGCACGCGCTCTTGGACAACGACGGCCTGTACGACCCCGACTGCGACCACGAGGGCCGCTTCAAGGCCCGCCAGTGCAACCAGACGTCGGTGTGCTGGTGCGTGAACTCGGTGGGCGTGCGCCGCACCGACAAGGGCGACCTGAGCCTGCGCTGCGACGAGCTGGTGCGCACCCACCACATCCTCATCGACCTGCGCCACCGCCCGGCCGCCCGCGCCTTCAACCACTCGGACTTGGACGCCGAGCTGCGGCGGCTCTTCCGCGAGCGCTACCGGCTGCACCCCAGGTTCGTGGCGGCCGTGCACTACGAGCGGCCCACCATCCAAATCGAGCTGCGGCAGAACGCCACCGAGAAGGGCCCCGGCGACGTGGACATCGCGGACGCCGCCTACTACTTCGAGAGGGACGTCAAGGGCGAGTCGCTGTTCCCCGGCCCCGGCGGCCTGGACGTGCGCGTGCGCGGCGAGCCGCTGCTGGTGGAGCGCACGCTCATCTACTACCTGGACGAGAAGCCCCCCCAGTTCTCCATGAAGCGCCTCACGGCCGGCCTCATCGCCGTCATCGTGGTGGTCGTGGTGGCCCTCGTCGCCGGCGTGGCCGTCCTGGTGATCACCAACCGGAGGAAGTCGGGGAAGTACAGGAAGGTGGAGGTCAAGGAGCTGGGGGAGCTGAGAAAGGAGCCGAGCTTGTAG